Proteins found in one Kineosporia sp. NBRC 101731 genomic segment:
- a CDS encoding YafY family protein gives MAETSKRLLTLLSLLQTPREWSGPELAERLGVSTRTIRHDVERLRSLGYPVNATRGSVGGYRLGAGASLPPLLLEDDEAVAIALSLRTATGAGLEESALRALMKLQRVLPARLGRRVDALTAFTVRVAPGAGSAPGPVADPAALSLLASACRDHERVRFTYADHAGVTSQRAVEPHRLVSWGRRWYLVAWDLDRDDWRTFRADRLSDPIAVGARFTGREVPGGDAAAFVKQRTRSVPWAVTACLRVFAPATTISERLGTAAESVEADGDDRCVVTIGGSDPEAMAPWLGLIGADFEVLGPPELTTAVSRLAQRFQRAAGD, from the coding sequence ATGGCCGAGACCTCCAAGCGCCTGCTCACGTTGCTGTCGTTGCTGCAGACGCCCCGCGAGTGGTCGGGACCGGAGCTGGCCGAGCGACTGGGCGTGAGCACCCGCACGATCCGGCACGACGTGGAGCGGCTGCGCTCCCTCGGTTACCCGGTCAACGCGACCCGGGGCTCGGTGGGCGGGTACCGGCTCGGGGCCGGCGCCTCCCTCCCTCCCCTGCTGCTGGAGGACGACGAGGCCGTCGCCATCGCGCTCAGCCTGCGCACGGCCACGGGAGCCGGGCTCGAGGAGAGTGCACTGCGCGCCCTGATGAAGCTCCAGCGGGTTCTGCCGGCCCGGCTGGGGCGGCGGGTGGACGCGCTGACCGCCTTCACCGTGCGGGTCGCGCCGGGTGCCGGGTCGGCACCGGGCCCGGTGGCCGACCCGGCCGCGCTGTCGCTGCTGGCCTCGGCCTGCCGGGACCATGAGCGGGTGCGCTTCACCTACGCCGACCACGCGGGGGTGACGTCGCAACGGGCCGTCGAGCCGCATCGCCTGGTCAGCTGGGGCCGGCGCTGGTACCTGGTGGCCTGGGACCTCGACCGCGACGACTGGCGCACCTTCCGCGCCGACCGCCTGAGCGACCCGATCGCGGTGGGTGCCCGGTTCACCGGCCGCGAGGTTCCCGGTGGCGATGCGGCGGCCTTCGTCAAGCAGAGGACGCGGTCGGTACCGTGGGCGGTCACCGCGTGTCTGCGGGTGTTCGCGCCGGCCACCACGATCAGTGAGCGGCTGGGTACCGCGGCGGAATCGGTGGAGGCGGACGGCGACGACCGCTGCGTGGTGACGATCGGCGGCTCCGACCCCGAGGCGATGGCACCGTGGCTCGGGCTCATCGGGGCCGACTTCGAAGTGCTCGGCCCACCGGAGCTGACGACCGCGGTATCTCGCCTCGCACAGCGTTTTCAGCGAGCTGCGGGTGACTGA
- a CDS encoding GNAT family N-acetyltransferase, whose translation MEHEIRVLTDAQEIGRSLEVFLTAMVGLPRADAEKQHTFMEPGRTVGAYLPGERLVGTASSFTSWMIVPGGRKVPQAAVTDVGVLPTHTRRGLASALVRNQLEQCLARGEILASLRASEATIYERWGFGIASAVAAVDITVPRAQFRVGVPQGGDVRLIDLRERADQDLLARIYAGANWVGAIDRSSYWWRAKAHMRQLSQEHVYAVVHGIPGHEDGFAIYKPEDTTAWFRSKDRGIVVGDFVASTSRAHFGLMRYLLSIDLLQRVVLDPMPVDHSLEKLLTDERAVNTHSVRDETWLRLVDVQAALRARTYRAPGEAVLEVRDALLRENTGRYLVSADGVARTDRRPDITLDVSQLACTYLGGTCFWQLAQAGRIAVHDDEGLTRADHLFGLRRAPFSGTMF comes from the coding sequence GTGGAACACGAGATCAGGGTGCTCACCGACGCGCAGGAGATCGGCCGGTCGCTGGAGGTGTTCCTGACCGCGATGGTCGGGCTGCCGCGGGCGGACGCGGAGAAGCAGCACACGTTCATGGAGCCCGGGCGCACGGTCGGGGCCTACCTGCCCGGGGAGCGGCTGGTCGGCACGGCCAGTTCGTTCACCAGCTGGATGATCGTGCCCGGCGGCCGGAAGGTGCCGCAGGCCGCGGTCACCGACGTCGGTGTGCTGCCCACCCACACCCGGCGCGGCCTGGCCAGTGCCCTGGTGCGGAACCAGCTGGAACAGTGCCTGGCCCGGGGCGAGATCCTGGCCAGTCTGCGGGCCAGCGAGGCCACGATCTACGAGCGCTGGGGTTTCGGCATCGCCAGCGCCGTGGCCGCGGTGGATATCACCGTGCCCCGGGCGCAGTTCCGGGTCGGCGTGCCCCAGGGCGGTGACGTGCGCCTGATCGACCTGCGCGAGCGCGCCGACCAGGACCTGCTGGCCCGGATCTACGCCGGCGCCAACTGGGTCGGGGCCATCGACCGGTCGAGCTACTGGTGGCGTGCCAAGGCTCACATGCGTCAGCTGAGCCAGGAGCACGTTTATGCCGTCGTGCACGGTATCCCCGGTCACGAAGACGGTTTCGCGATCTACAAGCCCGAGGACACGACCGCCTGGTTCCGCTCGAAAGACCGCGGCATCGTGGTCGGCGACTTCGTGGCCAGCACCTCACGCGCGCACTTCGGGCTGATGCGGTACCTGCTGTCGATCGACCTGCTGCAGCGGGTGGTGCTCGACCCGATGCCGGTGGATCACTCGCTGGAGAAGCTGCTCACCGACGAGCGGGCCGTGAACACCCACTCCGTGCGCGACGAGACCTGGCTGCGGCTGGTCGACGTGCAGGCGGCTCTGCGCGCCCGCACCTACCGGGCCCCGGGCGAGGCCGTGCTGGAGGTGCGTGACGCGTTGCTGCGTGAGAACACCGGCCGCTACCTGGTTTCCGCCGACGGCGTGGCCCGCACCGACCGGCGGCCGGACATCACGCTCGACGTGTCCCAGCTGGCCTGCACCTACCTGGGCGGCACCTGCTTCTGGCAGCTGGCCCAGGCCGGTCGCATCGCCGTGCACGACGACGAGGGTCTGACCCGTGCAGACCACCTGTTCGGCCTGAGGCGGGCCCCCTTCAGCGGCACGATGTTCTGA
- the hutH gene encoding histidine ammonia-lyase, translating into MTTIPAPETRAPVELGIGPLTMDDVVAVARHGARIEISPTALTAITQSRAVIAALAEDAEPHYGISTGFGALATTFIPLEARAQLQAGLIRSHAAGAGPAVETEVVRALMLQRLSTMATGRTGVRPETAQTYAALLNAQITPVVHEYGSLGCSGDLAPLAHCALALMGEGPVTDADGNTMTAGQAMAVAGIEPLHLVEKEGLALINGTDGMLGMLVLALHDLTGLVTVADLSAAMSVEALMGTDAVFAADLARLRPHPGQQSSAANLRALLEDSPIIDSHRGPECTRVQDAYSLRCAPQVHGAVRDTLEHARLVALRELTSAIDNPVVTHDGRVESNGNFHGAPVAYALDFLAIAVADLASMSERRTDRHLDARRNDGLPPFLAQTPGVDSGLMIAQYTAAGIVSELKRLAAPASVDSIPSSAMQEDHVSMGWHAARKLRKAVDGLRDVLAIELMTAARSLDLRAPLQPARGTGAVRDLLRTGVEGPGPDRFLAPEIGWVSAAIRSGAVLEAARGAVPGLH; encoded by the coding sequence GTGACGACTATCCCTGCCCCAGAAACCCGTGCACCGGTCGAGCTGGGCATCGGCCCGCTGACGATGGACGACGTCGTCGCCGTCGCCCGCCACGGTGCCCGGATCGAGATCAGCCCGACCGCACTGACGGCGATCACCCAGTCCCGCGCCGTGATCGCGGCGCTGGCCGAGGACGCCGAGCCGCACTACGGCATCTCGACCGGCTTCGGCGCACTGGCCACGACCTTCATCCCCCTCGAGGCCCGCGCCCAGTTGCAGGCGGGCCTGATCCGCTCACACGCGGCGGGCGCCGGCCCGGCGGTGGAGACCGAGGTGGTGCGTGCGCTCATGCTGCAGCGCCTGTCCACCATGGCGACGGGCCGTACCGGCGTGCGCCCGGAGACCGCCCAGACCTACGCCGCTTTGCTCAACGCGCAGATCACCCCGGTCGTGCACGAGTACGGATCGCTGGGCTGCTCGGGTGATCTCGCTCCTCTGGCCCACTGCGCGCTGGCACTGATGGGCGAGGGACCGGTGACCGACGCGGACGGCAACACCATGACCGCCGGGCAGGCCATGGCGGTGGCGGGCATCGAGCCGCTGCACCTGGTCGAGAAGGAGGGCCTGGCACTGATCAACGGCACCGACGGGATGCTCGGCATGCTGGTGCTGGCCCTGCACGACCTGACCGGGCTGGTCACCGTGGCCGACCTGTCCGCGGCCATGAGCGTCGAGGCACTGATGGGCACCGACGCGGTGTTCGCCGCCGACCTGGCCCGGCTGCGCCCGCACCCGGGCCAGCAGTCCTCGGCAGCGAACCTTCGCGCCCTGCTCGAGGATTCGCCGATCATCGACAGCCATCGGGGCCCGGAGTGCACCCGCGTGCAAGATGCGTACTCACTGCGCTGCGCCCCGCAGGTGCACGGCGCAGTGCGCGACACCCTGGAACACGCCCGGCTGGTGGCCCTGCGCGAACTCACCTCGGCCATCGACAACCCGGTGGTGACGCACGACGGCCGGGTCGAGTCCAACGGCAACTTCCACGGCGCCCCGGTGGCCTACGCCCTGGACTTCCTCGCGATCGCGGTCGCCGACCTGGCCAGCATGAGCGAGCGCCGCACCGACCGGCACCTGGACGCCAGGCGCAACGACGGCCTGCCCCCGTTCCTGGCCCAGACCCCGGGCGTGGACTCGGGTCTGATGATCGCGCAGTACACCGCGGCCGGGATCGTGTCGGAGCTGAAGAGACTGGCGGCCCCGGCCTCGGTGGACTCGATCCCGTCCTCGGCCATGCAGGAGGACCACGTCTCGATGGGCTGGCACGCCGCCCGTAAACTGCGTAAGGCCGTGGACGGCCTGCGCGACGTGCTGGCGATCGAGTTGATGACCGCGGCCCGATCGCTGGACCTCCGGGCGCCCCTTCAGCCCGCGCGGGGCACCGGCGCCGTGCGTGACCTGCTGCGCACCGGGGTCGAGGGGCCCGGGCCGGACCGCTTCCTGGCTCCCGAGATCGGCTGGGTGAGCGCGGCGATTCGCTCGGGTGCGGTACTCGAGGCGGCTCGGGGAGCGGTGCCCGGGCTGCATTGA
- a CDS encoding copper resistance protein CopC yields the protein MLWLRVSDGCGGLRSATALAAAGAGLIFGSAGTAFADSGAEVVGVSPPREVVKFAPYAVSVTFSTDLQGAGASMSIHASTGEVGVGKVSTSSRTLRRSVVTGAPNGAYTVDWSAVAENGDKLSGRFRFTAGHPNNDPLIPGRPVPEVTVSSPAGPVVPSPSVKDPWRSDGDVTAAPVLDRPDPPANGDVSYGFPLTALGLGALLVIAAGLVSRRHPQTGHERLTIQTRNGVYSA from the coding sequence ATGTTGTGGCTGAGAGTGAGCGACGGGTGTGGTGGACTCCGGTCGGCGACGGCTCTGGCCGCCGCCGGCGCAGGGCTGATCTTCGGTTCGGCGGGAACGGCTTTCGCTGATTCCGGGGCCGAGGTGGTGGGCGTCAGTCCTCCTCGCGAGGTGGTGAAGTTCGCGCCCTACGCCGTGTCGGTCACGTTCAGTACGGACCTGCAGGGGGCGGGTGCCTCGATGAGCATCCACGCGAGCACCGGTGAGGTCGGCGTGGGCAAGGTCTCGACCAGCTCGAGGACGCTGCGACGCTCGGTCGTGACGGGTGCTCCCAACGGGGCCTACACGGTCGACTGGTCGGCGGTGGCGGAGAACGGCGACAAGCTCTCGGGTCGTTTCCGTTTCACGGCGGGGCATCCCAACAACGACCCCCTGATCCCGGGTCGGCCGGTGCCGGAGGTGACGGTCTCGTCCCCGGCCGGGCCGGTGGTTCCCTCCCCGTCGGTCAAGGACCCGTGGCGCAGCGACGGCGACGTGACGGCCGCACCGGTGCTGGATCGCCCCGACCCGCCGGCGAACGGCGATGTCTCGTACGGGTTCCCGCTGACCGCGCTGGGGCTGGGGGCGTTGCTGGTCATCGCGGCCGGCCTGGTCAGCCGCCGGCACCCGCAGACCGGCCACGAGCGGCTGACCATCCAGACCCGTAACGGCGTCTACTCGGCCTGA
- a CDS encoding YcnI family protein: MSQSRIPLAVRAGAALLAAATISVAGAAVAQAHVRVTPDSTAEGGYSRLTFRVPNESDTAGTTSVEVSLPTDTPFTSVMTKPVPGWKAEVTQEDLPKPVDLDGTTVTKAASTVTWTADKGTAINPGEYQEFSISVGPLPKEGTTIGLPVKQTYSDGKVSDWSEPAVEGEEEPESPMPSFEVTAAEADDHHGTTAAAESAADTTEHTTDESSSDSAARWLGAGGLAVGVIGLLLAALAWRRVATLTAAGSTNTTGSTGKTGSSV; encoded by the coding sequence ATGTCGCAGTCACGCATCCCCCTGGCCGTCCGGGCCGGAGCCGCTCTTCTCGCCGCTGCCACGATCAGCGTCGCCGGTGCGGCCGTCGCTCAGGCCCACGTGCGGGTCACGCCGGACAGCACCGCCGAGGGCGGCTACTCGCGGCTGACCTTCCGGGTGCCGAACGAGTCGGACACCGCGGGCACCACCTCGGTCGAGGTCAGCCTGCCCACGGACACGCCGTTCACCTCGGTGATGACCAAGCCGGTGCCGGGCTGGAAGGCCGAGGTCACCCAGGAGGATCTGCCGAAGCCCGTCGATCTGGACGGTACGACGGTGACCAAGGCCGCGAGCACGGTCACCTGGACCGCCGACAAGGGAACAGCGATCAACCCGGGCGAGTACCAGGAGTTCTCGATCTCGGTGGGTCCGCTGCCGAAGGAAGGCACCACGATCGGCCTGCCGGTGAAGCAGACCTACTCCGACGGCAAGGTCTCGGACTGGAGCGAGCCGGCCGTCGAGGGTGAGGAAGAGCCGGAGAGCCCGATGCCGTCGTTCGAGGTCACCGCGGCCGAGGCGGACGACCACCACGGCACCACCGCTGCCGCTGAATCCGCAGCCGACACCACCGAGCACACCACGGACGAGAGCAGCTCCGACTCCGCCGCCCGCTGGCTGGGCGCCGGTGGCCTGGCCGTCGGTGTGATCGGGCTGCTGCTGGCGGCTCTCGCCTGGCGCCGGGTGGCCACCCTGACCGCCGCCGGCTCGACCAACACGACCGGCTCGACCGGCAAGACCGGGAGCTCGGTGTGA
- a CDS encoding copper resistance CopC family protein — translation MTIRNGGTGPVPDGRADRGAPDGQPAASGPAGQVVGISSPWRFLPQRTPGKRFAAVLALVLSGLVLGAGPALAHDQLDETNPADGSTVQTVPDEIVLDFSATPLALGSAVRVVGPGGDITSGKPKVVDNRVTQEVSAGRPAGDYTVQWRVTSSDGHPISGEFGFTARKGDEVSTASPEPSSAATGTEAAAPGTTVATAATETEDGGTSPVLIITLLVLALVVIGAVAYLFVLAPKRSREN, via the coding sequence GTGACGATCCGGAACGGCGGTACCGGCCCGGTGCCGGACGGCCGGGCCGATCGCGGGGCACCCGATGGCCAACCGGCCGCGTCGGGCCCGGCCGGACAGGTAGTGGGCATCTCCTCGCCGTGGCGGTTCCTTCCGCAACGGACTCCGGGAAAACGGTTCGCCGCCGTGCTGGCCCTGGTGCTCTCCGGTCTCGTGCTCGGGGCGGGCCCGGCCCTGGCCCACGACCAGCTCGACGAGACCAACCCGGCCGACGGCTCGACCGTTCAGACCGTGCCCGACGAGATCGTTCTGGACTTCAGCGCCACGCCGCTGGCGCTCGGTTCGGCGGTCCGGGTCGTCGGGCCGGGCGGTGACATCACCAGCGGCAAGCCGAAGGTGGTGGACAACCGGGTCACGCAGGAGGTCTCGGCGGGACGGCCCGCCGGTGACTACACCGTGCAGTGGCGGGTGACCTCGTCCGACGGTCACCCGATTTCCGGCGAGTTCGGTTTCACCGCGCGCAAGGGCGACGAGGTGTCGACCGCGTCACCCGAGCCGTCGTCCGCCGCGACCGGGACGGAGGCGGCGGCCCCCGGAACCACCGTTGCCACAGCGGCGACCGAGACCGAGGACGGCGGCACCTCACCGGTCCTCATCATCACGCTGCTCGTGCTGGCGCTCGTGGTGATCGGCGCGGTGGCGTACCTGTTCGTGCTCGCGCCGAAACGCTCGAGAGAGAACTGA
- a CDS encoding OmpA family protein, translating to MRTAYGYGQSAERARTHQPFAPVNEAPPRDHGSPGPGFALHGPDPLETVRDAILRRDPGDFVLCFTLDGRLRVPRREGDIVVRGRDDLDRAARDVRLMIQELSWTPSRRFVSSGEVTEEAVVVVHQRVRPGGRTTAPPSGLEELRVPLRVVAVLEPDGLISSLTVWLDWAALSDPQGTASAEGAASALVTLARSRDDRGLRVLQTPPAPLIEPFRPDPEPSAPGRPRPMGRGALWWALHRNALAGGLMALAAVLVVGWVGLVVLAPARERPPASDGALKAADSVTDPGGRQIRDRPAPVVSSPDPGVPPTVQEGQEITFLSDVLFPSGSFRLSPRAHGRLEQLAAQIRETGVRGRIQVNGYTDSIGSDQLNLDLSRRRASAVATALSRELRGVDVKLLVQGFGETSARADNSTEAGRRLNRRVIVVLPLAPP from the coding sequence TTGCGCACTGCGTACGGTTACGGGCAGTCTGCGGAGCGTGCCCGCACCCATCAGCCGTTCGCCCCGGTGAACGAGGCGCCGCCTCGCGATCACGGGTCCCCTGGGCCCGGCTTCGCGCTCCACGGGCCCGACCCTCTGGAGACGGTGCGCGACGCGATCCTCCGGCGCGATCCCGGCGACTTCGTCCTCTGCTTCACCCTCGACGGCCGGTTGCGCGTGCCCCGGCGCGAGGGTGACATCGTCGTGCGGGGCCGCGACGATCTGGACCGGGCCGCCCGGGATGTGCGGCTGATGATCCAGGAGCTGTCCTGGACCCCGTCGCGGCGCTTCGTCTCTTCCGGCGAGGTGACCGAGGAGGCTGTGGTCGTCGTGCACCAGCGGGTCCGGCCGGGCGGGCGGACGACCGCTCCCCCGTCCGGTCTCGAGGAACTCCGGGTGCCCCTGCGGGTGGTCGCCGTCCTCGAACCCGACGGGCTGATCAGCAGTCTCACGGTGTGGCTGGACTGGGCGGCGCTGTCCGATCCGCAGGGCACCGCCTCCGCCGAGGGGGCCGCCAGCGCCCTGGTCACCCTCGCGCGCTCCCGTGACGACCGGGGCCTGCGGGTGCTGCAGACCCCGCCCGCCCCGCTGATCGAGCCCTTCCGGCCCGATCCGGAGCCCAGCGCTCCGGGCCGGCCCAGACCGATGGGCCGAGGTGCCCTCTGGTGGGCGCTGCACCGTAACGCGCTGGCCGGTGGGCTGATGGCTCTCGCCGCCGTGCTCGTGGTGGGCTGGGTCGGGCTGGTCGTGCTCGCTCCCGCGCGAGAGCGGCCACCGGCGTCGGACGGCGCCTTGAAGGCGGCCGACAGCGTCACGGATCCGGGCGGCCGGCAGATACGGGACCGCCCGGCCCCGGTGGTGTCATCGCCGGATCCGGGCGTACCGCCGACCGTTCAGGAGGGTCAGGAGATCACGTTCCTGTCCGACGTGCTCTTCCCCTCCGGCTCCTTCCGGCTCTCGCCACGGGCCCACGGCCGCCTGGAACAGCTGGCCGCCCAGATCCGCGAGACCGGGGTGCGGGGCCGGATCCAGGTCAACGGGTACACCGACAGCATCGGTAGTGATCAGCTGAACCTGGACCTGTCCCGCCGGCGGGCGAGCGCCGTGGCCACCGCGCTGAGCCGTGAGCTCCGGGGTGTCGACGTGAAGCTGCTGGTGCAGGGTTTCGGCGAGACCAGCGCCCGCGCCGACAACTCGACCGAGGCCGGCCGGCGGCTGAACCGGCGCGTGATCGTGGTGCTACCTCTCGCCCCGCCCTGA
- the glgP gene encoding alpha-glucan family phosphorylase: MRAIRRFTVRTVLPEPLAPLAELASNLRWSWHQPTLELFASLSPARWEAARRDPVAMLGSFSPEELQALAADEEFVARVREASDVLHTYLTEPRWYQTLAQELAAENREPAPRSIAYFSPEFGITAVLPQYSGGLGILAGDHLKSASDLGVPIVGVGLLYQRGYFEQSLTRDGWQHEDYPVLDPHELPISLLREPDGSPAEVTVTLAGGRPLVAHVWKAQVGRVPLLLLDSDHEANDEAARAVTDRLYGGTPEHRLHQEILLGVGGVRALRLWSRLSGAPAPEVYHTNEGHAGFLGLERISELVGTGLSFDEALESVRSATVFTTHTPVPAGIDRFARELIMSHFGPEAGLPGLDVERVLAIGAESYEGGDPSVFNMAVMGLRLAQRANGVSQLHGVVSREMFDGLWPGFDPPEVPITSITNGVHAPTWVDHRMIELAEKHIGPQIRTEARAWEEIAKVPDAQLWATRRDLRADLVTEARQRVRASWLKRGASNAELHWIDGILDPDVLTVGFARRVPTYKRLTLMLRDPERLKRLLLHPERPVQLVIAGKSHPADETGKRLIQQMVRFADEAEVRHRIVFLPNYDIAMAQSLYPGCDVWLNNPLRPFEACGTSGMKSALNGGLNLSVLDGWWDEWFDGENGWAIPTADGVEDPNYRDDLEAAGLYDLLENEVAPRFYDRDAEGLPQRWLSMVRHTFSSLGPKVLASRMVADYVRQLYLPAANAGRATTPERARDLAAFKSRVRASWPGVRVEHVDSSGLSDSPQVGDEMSVRAVISLDGLTADDVEVQVVHGRVSPEDRITDFVVQDLLYSGPADNDPADGRHVFEGRLKLRRTGPFGYTVRVLPKHEGLVAPAELGLVTNA; the protein is encoded by the coding sequence GTGAGAGCGATCCGCAGATTCACTGTCCGGACCGTCCTGCCCGAGCCGCTCGCGCCCCTGGCCGAGCTCGCGAGCAACCTCCGATGGTCATGGCACCAGCCCACCCTCGAACTCTTCGCGTCGCTGAGCCCGGCCCGCTGGGAAGCAGCGCGCCGCGATCCGGTGGCGATGCTCGGGTCGTTCTCCCCGGAGGAGCTCCAGGCGCTCGCCGCCGACGAGGAGTTCGTCGCCCGGGTGCGGGAGGCCTCCGATGTCCTGCACACCTACCTCACCGAGCCGCGCTGGTACCAGACGCTCGCCCAGGAGCTCGCGGCCGAGAACCGTGAGCCGGCGCCCCGGTCCATCGCCTACTTCTCTCCGGAGTTCGGCATCACCGCGGTCCTGCCGCAGTACTCCGGCGGCCTGGGCATCCTGGCCGGTGACCACCTGAAGTCGGCCAGCGACCTCGGGGTGCCGATCGTCGGGGTCGGCCTGCTCTACCAGCGCGGATACTTCGAGCAGTCACTCACCCGCGACGGCTGGCAGCACGAGGACTACCCGGTGCTCGACCCGCACGAGCTGCCGATCTCCCTGCTGCGCGAGCCCGACGGCTCGCCCGCCGAGGTCACCGTGACCCTGGCCGGCGGGCGTCCCCTGGTCGCGCACGTGTGGAAGGCGCAGGTAGGACGCGTCCCCCTGCTGCTGCTCGACTCCGACCACGAGGCGAACGACGAGGCGGCCCGGGCCGTCACCGACCGGCTCTACGGCGGCACCCCCGAACACCGACTGCACCAGGAGATCCTGCTCGGGGTCGGCGGCGTGCGCGCCCTCCGGCTGTGGAGCCGGCTGTCCGGTGCCCCGGCGCCGGAGGTCTACCACACGAACGAGGGCCACGCCGGGTTCCTCGGCCTGGAGCGGATCAGCGAGCTGGTCGGCACCGGCCTGAGCTTCGACGAGGCGCTCGAGAGCGTTCGCTCCGCGACCGTCTTCACCACCCACACGCCGGTGCCGGCGGGCATCGACCGGTTCGCCCGTGAACTGATCATGAGCCACTTCGGGCCGGAGGCCGGTCTTCCCGGTCTGGACGTCGAGCGCGTCCTGGCGATCGGTGCGGAGAGTTACGAGGGCGGCGACCCCTCCGTGTTCAACATGGCAGTGATGGGCCTGCGCCTGGCCCAGCGCGCCAACGGCGTCTCGCAGTTGCACGGCGTGGTCAGCCGGGAGATGTTCGACGGTCTGTGGCCGGGCTTCGACCCGCCCGAGGTGCCGATCACCTCGATCACCAACGGGGTGCACGCGCCCACCTGGGTCGACCACCGGATGATCGAGCTGGCCGAGAAGCACATCGGCCCGCAGATCCGCACCGAGGCCCGGGCCTGGGAGGAGATCGCCAAGGTCCCCGACGCGCAGCTCTGGGCCACCCGCCGTGACCTGCGCGCCGACCTGGTCACCGAGGCCCGGCAGCGGGTGCGCGCCTCCTGGCTCAAGCGCGGCGCCAGCAACGCCGAGCTGCACTGGATCGACGGCATTCTCGATCCGGACGTGCTCACGGTCGGTTTCGCCCGCCGGGTGCCCACCTACAAGCGGCTCACCCTGATGCTGCGCGACCCCGAGCGCCTGAAGCGCCTGCTGCTGCACCCGGAGCGCCCCGTGCAGCTGGTGATCGCGGGCAAGTCGCACCCGGCCGACGAGACCGGCAAGCGGCTGATCCAGCAGATGGTGCGCTTCGCCGACGAGGCCGAGGTACGGCACCGCATCGTCTTCCTGCCCAACTACGACATCGCGATGGCCCAGTCGTTGTACCCGGGCTGCGACGTCTGGCTGAACAACCCGCTGCGTCCCTTCGAGGCCTGCGGCACCAGCGGTATGAAGTCGGCCCTCAACGGAGGGCTCAACCTTTCGGTGCTCGACGGCTGGTGGGACGAGTGGTTCGACGGGGAGAACGGCTGGGCCATCCCGACCGCCGACGGGGTGGAAGACCCTAACTACCGTGACGACCTCGAAGCCGCGGGCCTCTACGACCTGCTCGAGAACGAGGTGGCGCCGCGCTTCTACGACCGCGACGCCGAAGGTCTGCCCCAGCGCTGGCTGTCGATGGTGCGGCACACCTTCTCCTCGCTCGGGCCGAAGGTGCTCGCCAGCCGGATGGTGGCCGACTACGTGCGCCAGCTCTACCTGCCCGCCGCGAACGCCGGCCGGGCCACCACCCCCGAACGGGCCCGTGACCTGGCCGCGTTCAAGAGCCGGGTGCGCGCGTCCTGGCCCGGGGTGCGGGTCGAGCACGTCGACTCCTCCGGGCTGTCCGACTCGCCGCAGGTCGGCGACGAGATGAGCGTGCGGGCCGTGATCTCCCTGGACGGGCTGACGGCCGACGACGTCGAGGTGCAGGTGGTGCACGGCCGGGTCTCCCCGGAAGACCGGATCACCGACTTCGTCGTGCAGGACCTGCTGTACTCCGGCCCCGCTGACAATGATCCGGCCGACGGCCGGCATGTCTTCGAGGGCCGCCTGAAACTGCGCCGCACCGGCCCGTTCGGCTACACCGTGCGGGTGCTGCCGAAGCACGAGGGCCTGGTGGCCCCGGCCGAACTGGGGCTGGTCACCAACGCCTGA